The DNA window GGGGAGAATATtgaatatattgaattgatgaTTTCTAATTCTAGGGTTTTTGGGGATTTGAGACGTTTCTCTGCATTGCTTCTGCTCTTCCCGCCACAAAACAACAGATAAAAGAATGCCAAAAGGGTTGCTCTTATTTAttgctactattttttttttaccgtggGGACCACTAGTCACGAAACGgcgattttttttcttcgttttctttccaaataattataaaaaaaaaaaaaaaaaatcttaaattttaaaagcatcTTTCCTTTTTCACCGTCGATTacggattttttaaaaaattagctagcaagttaaaaaattaacataataatattatttaataaaataatatatttttatcttcttaaaCTTTTAAAGTATGATAgttataaaatatgaaatagaATGTCTGCGCATTGTCGtgagtttataaaataaatatatttgatagtattataattgtgaatctgcgctaaataaataataaaaattaaaagtattatagagccaatatttcatgacgaaaaaaaaaattgtgttgatAATCAAAAgcttagagactgaacaaaatgatttgtagcaatctacagtgttttggGAGGAAAAATACAGTGTTTTCActatatgatttagcttttctgttaataaaaataaaaaaaaattacaaagctaaattttctatcaacttaatattaaaaaaaaaccaacaaagacaattttggaaGTGAAAAAACCTATGAGAAAAAATGTTGTAGCGATTGACAGTGTTTTGCGAGGAAAACTACAGTACTTTTCagtaaaataagataaaaaaccatttagagaaatattgtagcaatccgtagtgttttgtgagaaaaactacaacgcttttcccacatgatttagctttgttgtaattataattcttaaccaactcaatattaaaaaaaaatcgacaaagataattttggaaaaaatcatatagaaaaacactgcaacaattcacggtgttttaaagaaaaaaaattataaagttaaattattaattaacttaatattaaaaaaacaaatcgacatagataattttttaaaaaataacaaaaataaacaccaaaaaaagggaaaaaatcatactggaaacactgtagtaattaacaatattttgtgatgaaagctgcaatgttttcccacatgatttaacattatttgtaatgacttataattgtaattctcaacaatgttttgtgatgaaaactATAGTGTTTTCCCCATGTGActaagttttattacaaaattaaattctaaccaacttattatttaaaaaaataaaatcaacgaagataattttaaaaaaatatattgcaaaaaaaaaactacaaaataaactagaaaaaaaccttgtaaggaaaaattgtgtcaatccatagtgttttgtgaggaaaaacttatatttactaataattgcaattcttaaccagtttaatatttaaaaaataaaattgaaaaaaacaattttagagaaaaacataacaaacagaaaaaaaaatcatgtgggaaaaaacattgtagcaatccacagtaatttacgaggaaagttacagtgctttcctcacatattgtaactgtaacttttaaccagctcaatattaaaaaataaaataacaaaagataattttgaagaaaatcataaaaaaaacaaaaaaaaaaatcatggggaGAAACACTGTatcaataaacaatattttaaagaaaaaagttacaaaactaaattctcagtcaacttaatatatataaaataaaatcatcaaatataaatttgaaaaaataaaaaaataaaatagaaaaattacatggaaaaatACCGTAATAATCCATggtattttaaaggaaaaaaattacaaagtaaaatttttaaccagctcaatatttaaaaagtaaaaccaacaaagataattttgaaaaaaaaataaatgaacaaaaacaaaggaaaaaaaggaaagttggaaacaaaaaagaaaaaaaaagaaaagttgaaaaaaaaaagtgcaaaagaaagagaggaatGCATCatggattataaaaataaaataaaaaataataatttcaaagaaaatcctaaataaataaataaaacaatgtgggcaaacactgtagcaattaacaatgttttaaataaaaaaaattacaaaactaaattctcaataagctcaatataaaaaaattaaaagtgacaaatataattttgaaaaataaaatagaaaaattatgtgGAAAACTCCGTAGCAATCCACggtattttgaagaaaaaaaaatcacaaagcaaaaattttaaccaactcaatatttaaaaagtaaaatcaacaaagataattttgaataaaaaaataaatgaacaaaaaggaggaaaaagaggaaagttagggaaaaaaaggaaagtaatttggaaaaaaaaagaaaaaaagtgaaagttggaaaaaaaagaagaagaaaaggtgaaaaaaaagaaaagaaaagagaggaatgCACTGTAGATTACTGATGTAATCTAGAGTGCATTTGGGTGTGGGGAAACAATGATTTCCCTATACCTTTTagttttataacaataaaaaaaaaaaagataatttcaaagaaaattataaaaaaacaaaaaaaaatcatgcggAGAAACACTGCAgtaatcaataatgttttttaaaaaatacaaaactaaattctcaatcagcttaatataaaaaaaaaaaaaattgacaaatataaatttgaaaaataaaaaaactatgtggAAAAACACCGTGGCAATCCACaacattttaaagaaaaaaaattacgtagcaaaatttttaaccagttcaatattaaaaaagtaaaattaataaagatagtttaaaaaaatattaacaaaaaaaaaggaaaaggaagaaagttggagaaaaaaaaaagaggaaagtaattttggaaaaaaaaggaaaaaataaacaaaaaaaaataagggaaagttagaaaaaaaaaaaaaaaaaaatgaaaaaaaagagagagatgaatGCATTGTTGATTAGTATTGTAATCCATAATACATTTGGACGTGAGGAAGTAGTAATTTCCTCGCACCTTTTagttttatgtataatttttatttttaaaagttataagaTAGTTTTAgagtaataatatttaaaaataaaatatattttaaacataaacaaTTTAATATGTAACCGCATTGCTAATACCTAGCTTAATTGGTCGGTCGGTTGATCTGGTTGTATAAAGTAGTTTACCGTTTCAGACAAaagcaataattttttgaatttttttttcaaatatattgtacgagttaaaatatatatttttatacaacttGTGGATTAAAAAACagatttcaattaaaatctcaaaaaattattgtttacaaggtaattatcctttatttttcactatTGATGATATAATCAAACCTGATATAATAAAAGATTTTGAGTAGTTAAGTATGAGTTTGCTATAAGTGGATGAATACATGTCTTAGACATATTACGTGAATAGCCTAGAAAATGCATTTATGGATCAGTGTGACATGTCCAAGTCCAATAAAAGGTCGGGTCGCGTCTAAGTAAAGTGATAGCTCGAAAATgccataactttttatttgatcGTTGGATTacactcaaatttttacaaaaattttaagatgttgtttttcttgtaattCTCACCTCCTACCAACCATCGGACCTTTAGATTTTAGAAATCTCGTTTTGTAGCCTGCTGTTgataatttacttatttttttaagaattaattggCCAGTTTAATTGATCCTTACAAACTAGTTTACTGATTAGTCTTGAATTTAATAgatgttataattatgaattgtgatataattaaaaaaaatttatgattttcagccataatatttaattaatactgcaatttaaaaacatatttagttACACGTTACcattaaaaatcatgatttttaaaaatattttattttatcaaaactttTTATTCCCATGTTagttcatcaattttattttttttgcttggtaACTGCCTAATTTGGCTGTGGTTTACGTACtggattgaacaaaaaaaaaaaaaaaaaaaatgaaattgccTGTAGTATCAGACCATAACCCAGAACTCCCTCTTTCTGTCGCTCCCAAAAATAACAACTCAGTCAGCAGTCGTGTGACCCCTACCAGACTGAATTAGCCTCGCCAACCACCACCACCGTACCAACACACTAAACCAACCTCTATCGCACTAAATCACAACCCAATCTAAAACGGTAGTTGGGGGGGTACTACTATGTCTGGGCAGTAGTTGTTGGTGACGGCGTTGGAGAGGGAGGCTTCGGGCTGTTGATCCGTGATGATTTATCGAGGGGATTGTGTTGGTGGTTGGTTGGGTTTGTGTATCAGATCCTTTGACGAGACAATCCTTATGCATCTCACGGGTCTACCAAAAATCTTTGTGGGACGGAGTTTGGTGCCGTGTGCAAGTATTTGTGAGAGGAATTTGATGGCGGATACGGCGAGGGTTGTTGATAAGAACAAGGTATGTAAGCGAGAAGATGATGGTTGCAGGAAGATCGTTGCTGATAGTTGGTTCTAGCGAGCAAACATGAGATTTTTTAAGATGATCTTCTCAGCCGACAATTGGATCTTATGGTGCTGTTTTATAATGAAGTTCATATGCTTGCAGGGGCAAAACGGTGTACATGGAAGTTTGCTGAATTCCATGAGAATTTACATGGAAGAGGAGTGCTTAGACAATTCACTGGCAAAGAAGCTGTATGTAGCCAGCAGTCTCGTAGTGACCATGTTCTCTGCTACTGTTTTACTTGGTGaaaaaaggctttttttttttttttaattatccctttcttcttcttcttcttttgttgaagaataagtttctaaaaaataaaattaacatctttcttcttgaaaaaacaaaaaaaaaatgttgttaggGTTGATGAATTCAGCAAACTTGAAAGTTGTCAAGATGGATTAACTTGCAACCGATCAAAACCTGATGTAACtacaaaaagaatttcaaaacttAAACATGAATTATTCCacctaattaataaatattgaaagagcttttgcttttattataGCATCATTCCTGTTCATTATTTTACATATCACTTATAGATTTGAGCagtaatttttaagaatttttattttgatactcgattttttattttacatgatttagtatttttaagttcaaattaGTATTTAATTGCATATTTTGTTGGGAGGAaatgttgaattgaaaaatagataattaaagtgaaaaaaataggtGAAATGTATAGCTATTTAGAAATTTgtcttaaaaagttattttcatccttttgttattttttggtttttagataactggtccttttaattttttaaaatttaattttgatataaaatttaattttttttattttttagcggTGGAGAGGGAGGGACTCGTCGAATTCTGACATAGATAAAGAAAGTTATCATTGATGGTGATTTCAACCactaaaatgattgatttttgtgtcaaatgaTTTCATGTAATGAGATGAGTTtgaatttggtgttttttttttatctttaaaatgcttaaaaaaaaaactcgaaaagatttttggttttggattttgaggtgttttttttGCGTTTTTTGAGGACATGAATTggtttgataagaaaaaaatagagttgaACTTTTGTACATAAATCAAATTGTGGTaaaattaagggaccaaatAAGTATAACCTGAAAAGTTGAAGAACTAGATTGAACTCTTAATAAAAACTTTGAaccaactatttatttttagctCATTTTTCACActaattcttgttattttaactTTGTCCTTGGTCAGCAAATTTGAGCCACTTGTCATTTAATACATATCCAAAATGATGCAATCGCTCAAATACAaagtttaagaattaaattaaaaaaaaattaaactgaaaatccACGATGAAATATGAgcaatgtttttttctaaattaaaagacACATATgtgtttagtgttttttttatagttataataataatgtatcacggataacattaaaaaactaagaaatatATAAGCACAATATTCATGAAACCTGACATAAAATTCACAAAAcatttcacatttttttaatatgagaaaCTCTAAAAGGTCAAAGCATTTTACTTAGCAATTAACAATGAAATATCCATCTCGCCATTTAAAGTCAAGACAAAAAAACTAGTTACCATGGGGAATTCGATAATTGCATAATTGTTCATTAGCCATTGTTAAATTTAAAAGGGCCAATTAAGTATTTTCACTTTCGTAACACCCTGTGAAATGACTTTAATACccttatattcatttttttcaaagctAGCATGTaagggtatttttttaatttttttaagcgcaacaaaataacttaaataccATTAAAAGTAGAGTTTTATTCAGTCTGTATCCATAtgcatttttatccttttcaaattGTCTCAATGTCCTCTTAATTCCTGGACAATATGTGTGATGGCTAAAACTATGTTGTGGCTCGATGACCTTAATTTCTTATTATTGTAGCACTGCAAACTCTCAAAACAACCATTCAATTTGCTTTCCTTTCAGATTTGTTcgttttttattactatttatttcatttgaagtagtttgtaaaattgatttttttcaattttatcattttttattgtttttacatGTCAGATTTGGTctctatttttctaattattatttattttgtttgaattaatttcaatggttggatttttttttaatgattttgtccTCCAATTTTTTCCCTTGGCAAATCTAgttatcattcttttgattgttatttattttattttgatgaattttctaacttaatattttttttctagttttatcattcaatattaaattagttaagaatttagcttatTAATTAAGCTGGTGTCTATGATTTTACGGGTTGCAAATTTGAAATTAACATGAGTTTAGAAGATTTAGAggggttttgctttttttttttttaaatatatttaatacaaaaaaatcttcGTCCTCTTTATAGCTGTATAATTAAATGGAAAATTAtctttgagataaaaaaattattgaatttgatgacGCGCTTAACTTGCTTTGAGAGTTTGAGTGGTTGACTTGAATTcactaacttttattttaattaaactcaattttttaccaatttcatcatttaaaattaatttgattgaggactcaatttttcaatttggtttttgcAAGATCATCCTCGCAGGTTTCAATGGTAAATATGGGCTGACTTATATAAATCCAatatgttttcattttcatattagataaaaatattattaagtatGCAACTAATTTTGAATTCTTAGTTaaaatctatttgtttttccAGGAAAGACATTAGTgatacttatatttttttttggaattcgaGAATTCTTTTGCTCCAACCTTTGTTATAGCGTggactaattttattattatttgattgattaaataatttattataaaaaataaaattattagatataattGGATACATGACCCATGTCACGGGATAAAATATATCTAtctatgtatatttatttactttttgagTTTATATTTTAGTTACTGTCAacacttttttatgttttacctgcataaaaaatcatatgattaaataaaaaaattactcaaaggaacaaagttattaaaattattatgatatgaaattaaatattttaatctatatttatttcttggtttttttagtcCAGTCTTTacttattattaacattttttttacattaattggTATAtacaaactttttattttttatgactaaaaaatacttttaaaaaacttattatatatgaattaaattatttgacccGCGATGGAACGCGGGTCAAATAATTAGTCATATTTGTAACAGGGTAGGATACAAAATAAACCGGACACATCAGAGCCACAAATCGCATGCCTGTATTACTAGCAGACTCGTGTGTCGAGcgtgctcttcttcttcttctctatagCAGCCTCCATTTTTTCTTCCTAAGGACAAGACAGGGCAGGAACCAAACACAGCATTGCTAACTTAAAACACTAGCAGAGCAGTGGTTTTTATCATCAAACATTGCCAGTCATGACTTCCTCTACCATTTCTCCAAACTCCACATTCTTCATCACCAAAAAGGTTTAGACTTTTTTATCACAATCTTCTTGcattttacaaattttttttttgttctggtttCCGTTACTATGCACTCGGTTgagatttgtttgttttctgatGCTGAAGGATCCGGGTTTGTCGGccttttcttcatcatcaccatcacccTTTTCGATCCCCAAATGCaagaaatcaatttcaaaaaaaatagtatCGGTCATGGCTCCTCAGCAATCAGAGCGCAGGCCTGCCACAACTGGCTCGGTTagcttccttttgttttgcttattccttttttgtttttccagctATTTTGTTTTGGTTCTGACTAGGTGAtgtaaagctttttttattttaattgctgtctttttcatttttccaatatttgatttgatgtgCTAACATGGTGATGGTTTTTCTCATGGTGAATTTGTAGGTCAAGACTGCGTTGACAATGACAGAGAAAATCTTTGCTAGAGCCTCTGAGAAGCCCCAGTTGATCCCAGGTGAGAATGTTTGGGTCAACGTTGATATCTTGATGACCCATGATGTTTGTGGCCCTGGTTCTATTGGGATCTTCAAGAAAGAGTTTGGACAGGATGCTAAGGTATTCGATTGTTTTAGACtagctttttttcatttgcaaGTAGTTCTCGGAttctttttgaagaaaatagGGTACTTGAACGGGCTCTTGTAGTGCGAGTGTAAAACAAGGTGTTCACCATGATACGGGTGTTTGATGCTGCATGAAACGGAGCCTAATACTTCGGAGGCTCTGTTTTCTTGAATACTGCATGAAATACCACACTGATTCAATTTCCATTTGATGCCCAGAAACTCCATTTATTACTTCAGAGGTTTCAATAAATGGCAAATGGTGTTCATTTCTACCATATTTTTTCCCATTTAGCATAATCTTTGAATTAATTCTTGAATTCAAGAACTGACACTCTCAATATTCCGAccccctctctctctgtttgtatctctagtctttttttttctgtgctCCAAAGTACCTACCTGACTCGCTCTTTAAAAATTGCAGGTTTGGGATCGTGAAAAGGTTGTCATTATACCAGATCATTATATATTCACTAAAGACGAACGTGCAAATCGCAATGTGGATATATTGAGAGATTTCTGCAATGAGCAAAATATAAAGTACTTCTATGATATCAAGGATCTTGGTAACTTCAAGGTATGGTTCAAtgacaatttatttaattaaaaaattctatacATTTAAGTAATGAATTTGTGGTTACTGCTATTTTCTGACATTGAATGTGCATATTACTTTGTGACTTTGCAGGCTAACCCTGACTACAAAGGTGTATGCCATGTTGCACTTGCCCAAGAAGGTCATTGCAGGCCTGGAGAGGTGCAATTTTTTACCCTCATTGAGTTGtcaaatttatcatttatattGAAGGAAAGCCAGTAATCATCCATTATGAACTTCAGGTCCTGTTAGGAACAGACTCACACACATGTACTGCTGGAGCATTTGGCCAATTCGCAACTGGAATTGGCAACACTGATGCTGGTTTTGTATTAGGCACTGGGAAGCTCCTGCTCAAGGTTTGGAAAATTGATCCTTTATTTTGCATCCTTATTCTTATATTGTATAGGGTGCATGAAATACTTGATCTTATGACCTCACATCTATAGGATCGAGGCTCCCCCCCCCTCCTAACTCCTCATGTTCCCCTTTGACCTGTCATTAACCTGGtggttttgtttcctttttatgaagaaaattaattctatttGAATTAAGTCATCAGCCTATTCTGTTCATTCCTTGTGTATTTTTAAACTGCAAGCAGCAGGTGCGCTCTCTACGTTCCTGCACCTGGATGTTCTAAAAGTCACTATAAGCCATAGTTCTCAAAAGCACAAAGAACTTGATGTTTGTGAAAAGTTAATCAAACTGTGTtgttattcatatttttttgagcTTGTAGATGTGTTAATTTTGTCATTTCTACAAATTTGTGTTCTCATCTGGATTGAATTGATTGTGGTGCCAACTTTATTTACCTATGATTTTGCTTCTTAAATTTGCAGGTGCCCCCAACTCTGAGATTTGTAATGGATGGTGAAATGCCTGATTATTTGCAAGCAAAGGACTTAATTTTGCAAGTAAGTTTACTTGGGTCTTAGGCATTTGTTTCCTTTAAATTGCCGGTCTTAGGCATTTGTTTCCTTTAAATTGCCACTTAACATatgcttaaaaatattaacttctGTTTTCTGTATCAATTGTGCGATGTTTGCTGTCACTCTTCAGATTATTGGTGAAATATCTGTTGCTGGTGCCACATATAAATCGATGGAGTTTGTTGGCTCAACTGTTGAAAGTTTAACTGTGAGTAACCATCGGTATCTTTAGGCGAGCAATATGCGCTTCAGGTACTATCTGTGCTAGTTAAATTGCtcttctattgatttttttattgtctgtCTTCGATATAGATGGAAGAGCGGATGACATTATGCAACATGGTTGTTGAAGCTGGGGGAAAGAATGGTGTTGTCCCTGCTGATAGCACTACATTCAAGTACCTTGAGGTATGCCTCACTGATTTTTAGATGGACTATTCATCATTGCTTACGTTTTCTCTGTTTTCATTATGGACgatattttcttttgcatgATTCTGAGCTATTTTTCCTAGCAAGAATTTACAATGTTATATTTTGTTGTGCACAGGATAAAACGACTCTGCCATATGAACCAGTTTATAGTGATGCAAAAGCAAGGTAGGTTTGTGCAAACTACGTGTTTGCCAAGAATTAATTTCTTAAGTTCTTAGGGTTCTCTTTTTACTTATTGTTTTAGTTACCCTATGATGTTTTGAGAATACATTTCTGACTGACTGGTTTCTCCATTCCTTCCATTTGGAATTTgaaaaaggttttgaaaaaatctGCCTGATGAAACTACCTTAGACAATAAAAGTATTGAATCATTTTTAATAGAGTTTTTTGGGTGGTAAATTGGGGCTTTCCCAGCTGAAAATAGTCATCAAGAATCTCTACTTCGTCTGGTTTTCTGGTGACTATAATGGGAtctgtaaaaataaaacaaaatgctcTATATA is part of the Populus alba chromosome 10, ASM523922v2, whole genome shotgun sequence genome and encodes:
- the LOC118048907 gene encoding 3-isopropylmalate dehydratase large subunit, chloroplastic; translation: MTSSTISPNSTFFITKKDPGLSAFSSSSPSPFSIPKCKKSISKKIVSVMAPQQSERRPATTGSVKTALTMTEKIFARASEKPQLIPGENVWVNVDILMTHDVCGPGSIGIFKKEFGQDAKVWDREKVVIIPDHYIFTKDERANRNVDILRDFCNEQNIKYFYDIKDLGNFKANPDYKGVCHVALAQEGHCRPGEVLLGTDSHTCTAGAFGQFATGIGNTDAGFVLGTGKLLLKVPPTLRFVMDGEMPDYLQAKDLILQIIGEISVAGATYKSMEFVGSTVESLTMEERMTLCNMVVEAGGKNGVVPADSTTFKYLEDKTTLPYEPVYSDAKARFLSEYRFDISKLEPLVAKPHSPDNRALARECRDVKIDRVYIGSCTGGKTEDFMAVAKVFLASGKKVKVPTFLVPATQKVWMDVYTLPVPGSGGKTCAQIFEEAGCDTPASPSCGACLGGPKDTHARMNEPMVCVSTTNRNFPGRMGHKEGQIYLASPYTAAASALTGFVTDPREFLQ